In a genomic window of Telopea speciosissima isolate NSW1024214 ecotype Mountain lineage chromosome 5, Tspe_v1, whole genome shotgun sequence:
- the LOC122662525 gene encoding galactan beta-1,4-galactosyltransferase GALS1-like, whose product MRKDEQPASVAGKFSVCFETKPLVAALVAMTMVMMIWNLQPYYDNLLSSTNRCSSSAASTATVFSPNFSINPSNEKKKLLSTALSTKPSPTKATDPNKRLFYSYGNAASLFVQMGAYRGGPQTFAVVGLASKPLHVFGRPWYKCEWISNNRSSPSIKAKAYKMLPDWGYGRVYTVVVVNCSFSVNPNQDNTGGKLQLYAYYGESPKRNEKIVALEEEPGSYDESKYRPPYKYEYLYCGSSLYGNLSAARVREWMAYHTWFFGPNSHFVFHDAGGVTPAVMAALEPWVRAGRATVQDIRGQAEFDGYYYNQFLVVNDCLHRYRHAANWTFYFDVDEYIYLPDGNTLESVLQEFSDYTQFTIEQNPMSSKLCLNDSTQDYSKQWGFEKLLFRDSRTGIRRDRKYAIQAKNAYATGVHMSENVIGKTLHKTETKIRYYHYHSTITVAGEPCRELVPMSNKNNVTWFDKHPYVYDDNMKKLANTIKEYEQKTIGAIHSFS is encoded by the exons ATGAGAAAAGACGAACAACCGGCGTCCGTCGCCGGCAAATTCTCCGTATGCTTCGAGACCAAACCCTTGGTGGCTGCATTGGTGGCAATGACGATGGTCATGATGATTTGGAACCTCCAGCCCTACTACGACAACCTCCTCTCCTCCACCAACCGCTGTTCTTCCTCCGCCGCATCCACTGCCACCGTCTTTTCACCCAATTTCTCCATTAACCCTTCGAATGAAAAGAAGAAGCTGCTGTCTACCGCCCTCAGCACCAAACCCTCCCCAACAAAGGCGACCGACCCAAACAAGCGTCTCTTCTACTCTTACGGCAACGCCGCCTCTCTGTTCGTCCAAATGGGTGCTTACCGTGGCGGTCCCCAAACCTTCGCCGTCGTTGGCCTCGCCTCCAAACCCCTTCACGTCTTTGGCCGTCCCTGGTACAAATGCGAGTGGATCTCCAACAACCGCTCCTCCCCCTCCATTAAAGCCAAAGCCTATAAAATGCTTCCGGACTGGGGTTACGGTCGGGTGTACACGGTCGTCGTCGTGAACTGTAGCTTCTCTGTAAATCCTAACCAGGACAACACTGGTGGAAAGCTCCAGCTCTACGCTTATTACGGCGAATCTCCGAAAAGGAACGAGAAGATCGTGGCTTTGGAGGAAGAACCAGGGTCCTACGACGAGTCCAAGTATCGACCACCGTATAAGTACGAGTATCTGTACTGTGGGTCATCCTTGTATGGGAACCTGAGCGCTGCGAGGGTACGGGAATGGATGGCCTACCACACTTGGTTCTTTGGGCCGAACTCCCATTTTGTGTTCCACGATGCCGGTGGAGTGACGCCGGCGGTGATGGCTGCTTTGGAGCCGTGGGTGAGAGCTGGGAGGGCGACGGTTCAGGACATCAGAGGTCAAGCGGAGTTTGATGGGTACTACTATAACCAGTTTCTTGTGGTGAACGACTGTTTGCACCGGTACCGACACGCTGCGAACTGGACATTTTACTTTGATGTGGATGAGTATATATATCTCCCCGACGGGAACACATTGGAATCGGTTTTGCAGGAGTTTTCAGATTATACCCAGTTCACCATTGAGCAGAATCCCATGTCTAGCAAGCTCTGCCTGAATGATTCGACTCAGGATTACTCCAA GCAATGGGGTTTCGAGAAGTTACTGTTCAGGGACTCTCGCACAGGAATCAGGAGAGACAGGAAATACGCGATTCAGGCGAAGAATGCCTACGCGACGGGCGTACACATGTCGGAAAATGTAATCGGAAAAACGCTTCACAAGACGGAGACAAAAATCCGATACTACCATTACCACAGTACAATTACTGTGGCTGGGGAACCGTGCCGGGAGTTGGTCCCGATGTCGAACAAGAATAACGTCACGTGGTTCGATAAGCATCCCTATGTTTACGATGACAACATGAAAAAGCTTGCCAACACCATCAAAGAGTACGAGCAGAAAACGATCGGAGCCATACACTCTTTCTCATGA